In a single window of the Bos taurus isolate L1 Dominette 01449 registration number 42190680 breed Hereford chromosome 23, ARS-UCD2.0, whole genome shotgun sequence genome:
- the PAQR8 gene encoding membrane progestin receptor beta yields MTTAILERLSTLSVSGQHLRRLPKILEDGLPKMPGTVPETDVPQLFREPYIRAGYRPTGHEWRYYFFSLFQKHNEVVNVWTHLLAALAVLLRFWAFVEAEGLPWASAYTLPLLVYVLSSITYLTFSLLAHLLQSKSELSHYTFYFVDYVGVSVYQYGSALVHFFYTSDQAWYEHFWLLFLPAAAFCGWLSCAGCCYAKYRYRRPYPVMRKICQVVPSGLAYILDISPVVHRVVLCHLSGCQDPAAWYHTLQIIFFLVSAYFFSCPVPEKYFPGSCDIVGHGHQIFHTFLSVCTLSQLEAILLDYKGRQDIYLPRHSPLSIYLACLSFFLVVGCSAGTAAFLRQKIKARLTKKDS; encoded by the coding sequence ATGACGACCGCCATCCTGGAGCGTCTGAGCACCCTGTCCGTGAGCGGGCAGCATCTGCGACGCCTGCCCAAGATCCTGGAGGATGGGCTGCCCAAGATGCCCGGCACCGTCCCCGAGACCGACGTGCCCCAGCTCTTCCGGGAGCCCTACATCCGCGCCGGGTACCGCCCCACCGGCCATGAGTGGCGCTACTACTTCTTCAGCCTCTTTCAGAAACACAATGAGGTGGTCAACGTCTGGACTCACCTGCTGGCGGCCCTGGCCGTCCTCCTGCGGTTCTGGGCCTTTGTGGAGGCCGAGGGCCTGCCGTGGGCCTCTGCCTACACGCTGCCCCTGCTCGTCTATGTCCTGTCCTCCATCACGTACCTCACCTTCAGCCTCCTGGCCCACCTGCTGCAGTCCAAGTCGGAGCTCTCGCACTACACCTTCTACTTCGTGGACTACGTGGGCGTGAGCGTCTACCAGTACGGCAGCGCCCTGGTCCACTTCTTCTACACCTCCGACCAAGCCTGGTACGAGCACTTCTGGCTCCTCTTCCTGCCCGCCGCCGCCTTCTGTGGCTGGTTATCCTGCGCCGGCTGCTGCTACGCCAAGTACCGCTACCGCCGGCCCTACCCGGTCATGAGGAAGATCTGCCAGGTGGTGCCGTCCGGGCTGGCTTACATCCTGGACATCAGCCCCGTGGTACATCGCGTGGTTCTATGCCACCTGTCTGGCTGCCAGGACCCAGCAGCCTGGTACCACACCCTCCAGATCATCTTCTTCCTGGTCAGTGCCTACTTCTTCTCCTGCCCGGTTCCGGAGAAGTACTTCCCTGGTTCCTGTGACATCGTGGGCCACGGGCACCAGATCTTCCACACCTTTCTGTCTGTCTGCACACTCTCCCAGCTGGAGGCCATCCTCCTGGACTATAAGGGGCGACAGGACATCTACCTGCCACGCCACAGCCCCCTGTCCATCTACCTGGCCTGCCTCTCCTTCTTCctcgtggtgggctgcagtgcaggCACTGCAGCCTTCTTGAGACAAAAAATCAAGGCCAGACTGACCAAGAAAGATTCCTGA